The following proteins are encoded in a genomic region of Dokdonia donghaensis DSW-1:
- a CDS encoding CAL67264 family membrane protein: protein MGMNKNTVLAWATFIMILVGLGLIGLGVFKYTDVAGWGFASVGVGFFAIAWVFNALKGRV from the coding sequence ATGGGTATGAATAAAAATACCGTTTTGGCGTGGGCCACTTTTATAATGATTTTAGTAGGTTTAGGACTTATCGGTCTTGGCGTTTTTAAATATACCGATGTTGCCGGATGGGGTTTTGCCTCTGTAGGTGTTGGATTTTTTGCCATTGCTTGGGTTTTTAATGCCCTTAAGGGTCGTGTATAA
- a CDS encoding acyl-CoA carboxylase subunit beta, translating into MDLKFNKNEDHNKLLLSEMRNRLAEVKLGGGQKRIDKHKAKGKMTARERIDYLVDNPKKCIEIAAFAGEGMYEEHGGCPSGGVVVKIGYVSGKQCLIVANDATVKAGAWFPITGKKNLRAQEIAMENKLPIIYLVDSAGVYLPMQDEIFPDKEHFGRIFRNNAVMSSMGITQISAVMGSCVAGGAYLPIMSDEALIVDKTGSIFLAGSYLVKAAIGESIDNETLGGATTHCEISGVTDYKSKDDKDALDTIKKLMGKIGDYTKAGYNRIEPAKPAKDPEELFGILPASRADQYDMRDIIDRLVDNSEFDEYKEGYGQSILTGYARINGWAVGIVANQRKLVKTKKGEMQFGGVIYSDSADKATRFIANCNQKKIPLVFLQDVTGFMVGSKSEHGGIIKDGAKMVNAVSNSVVPKFTIVIGNSYGAGNYAMCGKAYDPRLIVAWPSAELAVMSGNSAAKVLLQIETASLKKQGKEITPEVEKELFDRIKSRYDDQVSPYYAASRIWTDGIIDPRDTRKWISMGIEAADHAPIEKPFNLGVIQV; encoded by the coding sequence ATGGATTTAAAATTCAATAAAAACGAAGATCATAATAAGCTACTCTTATCAGAGATGAGAAACCGCCTTGCCGAAGTAAAACTAGGTGGTGGGCAAAAACGTATAGATAAACATAAAGCTAAGGGTAAAATGACTGCCCGAGAGCGCATAGATTACCTCGTAGACAACCCAAAAAAGTGTATTGAGATTGCCGCATTTGCTGGAGAAGGAATGTATGAAGAACACGGCGGATGCCCTTCTGGTGGTGTGGTTGTAAAAATAGGATACGTATCTGGCAAGCAATGTCTCATCGTTGCAAATGATGCTACTGTTAAGGCCGGAGCCTGGTTCCCCATCACAGGAAAGAAAAATCTAAGAGCACAAGAAATTGCTATGGAAAATAAGCTACCTATTATCTACCTAGTAGATAGTGCGGGTGTTTATCTCCCTATGCAAGATGAGATTTTTCCAGATAAGGAGCATTTTGGACGCATCTTCCGTAATAATGCGGTGATGAGTAGTATGGGTATCACACAGATTTCTGCTGTAATGGGAAGTTGTGTTGCCGGTGGTGCATACTTACCTATTATGAGTGATGAAGCGCTTATAGTAGATAAAACGGGAAGTATTTTCCTTGCGGGAAGCTACCTTGTAAAAGCTGCAATAGGTGAATCTATAGATAATGAGACGCTAGGAGGAGCCACTACACACTGTGAGATTTCTGGTGTGACAGATTATAAATCTAAAGATGATAAGGACGCTCTTGATACCATTAAAAAATTGATGGGGAAAATAGGCGATTATACAAAAGCAGGTTACAACCGTATTGAACCTGCAAAGCCTGCAAAGGACCCAGAAGAACTTTTTGGTATCCTGCCTGCCTCTCGTGCAGATCAATATGATATGCGAGACATTATAGACAGACTGGTAGACAACTCTGAGTTTGATGAGTACAAGGAGGGCTACGGGCAATCTATACTTACGGGTTATGCTCGCATTAATGGCTGGGCCGTGGGAATCGTAGCAAACCAGCGCAAGCTTGTAAAAACTAAAAAAGGAGAAATGCAGTTTGGCGGAGTGATTTATTCTGATAGTGCAGATAAAGCGACGCGCTTTATAGCCAACTGTAACCAGAAAAAGATACCGCTTGTATTTTTACAAGATGTTACTGGCTTTATGGTAGGTAGCAAAAGTGAGCACGGAGGTATTATAAAAGACGGAGCAAAAATGGTAAACGCTGTTTCAAACTCGGTGGTGCCTAAGTTTACTATTGTTATAGGAAACTCTTACGGAGCAGGAAACTATGCAATGTGCGGTAAAGCTTATGACCCGAGACTCATAGTAGCTTGGCCTAGTGCAGAGCTTGCAGTAATGTCTGGTAATAGTGCTGCAAAAGTGTTACTACAGATAGAAACTGCATCTCTTAAAAAGCAAGGGAAAGAAATCACACCAGAGGTAGAAAAAGAACTTTTTGACCGTATTAAGTCTCGTTATGATGATCAAGTATCACCATACTATGCAGCTTCAAGAATCTGGACAGATGGTATTATAGACCCTCGAGACACTCGCAAATGGATCTCAATGGGAATAGAAGCTGCAGACCACGCTCCTATCGAGAAGCCTTTTAATCTTGGGGTGATCCAAGTGTAG
- a CDS encoding alanine/glycine:cation symporter family protein, with protein sequence MQAQPSFYDQANELIADFSSAMWGIPLVCLLIGGGLFLLIYSRFLPFRYLGHAVAVLRGKYDGENDEGEITHFQALTTALSATVGMGNIAGVAVAIAIGGPGAVFWMWMSAIVGMATKFFTGSLAIMYRGKDSEGKTQGGPMYFITEGMGKAWKPLAVIFSIAGLVGALPVFNVNQLTQAVNDILLVPQGVEVGFTSNLIIGLVLVAITAVVILGGLDRISKTASRLVPAMVFIYFVAVMAILFVNIDVVPKYLGLIFTDAFSADFYTGDKLLGGVVGGLILLGIKRGAFSNEAGVGTAPMAHGAAKTAQPIREGLVAMLGPAIDTIVVCTLTALAILVTDVWQTTDANGVTLTASAFAKALSPAGKYILLLCIAVFSISSLFSYSYYGTKCLSFLFGAHNKKYYNIAYIASILIGATTSLSMMINLIDGFFAIMAIPTMIATLYLAPRVMKEARRYFKELG encoded by the coding sequence ATGCAAGCACAACCATCATTTTACGATCAGGCTAATGAACTTATAGCAGATTTTTCTAGCGCTATGTGGGGAATCCCGCTCGTATGCTTACTTATAGGTGGCGGTCTGTTTTTGCTCATCTATTCGAGATTTTTGCCATTTAGATATCTAGGTCACGCTGTTGCAGTCTTGCGAGGCAAGTATGATGGAGAAAATGATGAAGGAGAGATTACACACTTTCAGGCGCTCACTACAGCGCTTAGTGCAACCGTAGGTATGGGTAACATCGCTGGTGTGGCAGTAGCAATTGCGATAGGAGGTCCAGGTGCTGTTTTCTGGATGTGGATGAGTGCCATTGTGGGTATGGCAACAAAGTTTTTTACAGGCTCACTTGCCATAATGTATAGAGGTAAAGATAGTGAGGGCAAAACACAGGGAGGACCTATGTATTTTATCACAGAAGGAATGGGTAAAGCTTGGAAACCGCTTGCCGTAATTTTTAGTATTGCGGGACTCGTGGGAGCATTGCCGGTTTTTAATGTAAACCAACTTACACAGGCGGTAAATGATATATTACTCGTACCTCAGGGTGTTGAGGTGGGTTTTACCTCTAACTTGATTATCGGGCTCGTGCTTGTTGCTATCACGGCAGTTGTCATACTAGGCGGACTCGATCGTATTTCTAAAACGGCATCAAGACTCGTGCCTGCGATGGTCTTTATTTACTTTGTAGCGGTAATGGCAATACTCTTTGTAAACATAGATGTAGTTCCTAAATATCTGGGTCTCATATTTACAGATGCCTTCTCTGCCGATTTTTATACGGGAGATAAACTGCTGGGTGGCGTGGTAGGTGGATTGATTTTATTAGGTATAAAGCGTGGTGCTTTTTCAAACGAGGCTGGTGTAGGTACGGCACCTATGGCGCACGGCGCTGCAAAAACTGCACAACCCATACGTGAAGGACTGGTGGCAATGCTAGGCCCTGCAATAGATACCATTGTGGTGTGTACACTTACGGCGCTTGCAATTTTGGTGACAGACGTGTGGCAAACGACAGATGCAAATGGAGTTACGCTTACGGCTTCCGCTTTCGCGAAAGCGTTATCACCCGCAGGAAAATACATTTTACTATTGTGCATCGCCGTGTTTAGTATCTCATCGCTTTTCTCATATAGTTACTACGGGACGAAGTGCTTGAGTTTCCTTTTTGGAGCGCATAATAAGAAGTATTATAACATAGCTTACATTGCGAGTATCTTGATAGGAGCAACCACATCACTTAGTATGATGATTAACTTGATAGACGGCTTTTTTGCCATAATGGCAATACCAACGATGATTGCAACCTTGTACCTCGCACCAAGAGTGATGAAGGAAGCGAGGAGGTATTTTAAGGAGTTGGGTTAA
- a CDS encoding DNA topoisomerase IB, with protein sequence MTLTASQIENILRNPEETAAAANLIYVSDADLNIRRKKKNKNFHYYFNDKPLKDKKELERINNLVIPPKWEKVRIAYPPNGHLQVVGRDAKNRKVYRYHDLWSKIRNQTKFYKLANFGNALPSIRERIDEDLDAPDMSKRKVLALVLRLMEETHIRIGNDYYAKRNKTYGLSTLRTRHVTTTKEKIRFEFVGKKGKKHNITLRNKKLAKLVNRCEEIPGWELFQFYDANGNKHRIDSTMVNDYIHEISGDLFSAKDFRTWGATKTFFETVHDLGYTEDEKENKANILTAFDAAAEALGNTRNVCRKYYVHPQIVDAYESGSIVAEFKKVDAHQGARPFFTETEEVLLQMISKFELDFSK encoded by the coding sequence ATGACACTCACCGCCAGCCAAATCGAGAACATCCTAAGGAATCCTGAGGAAACTGCAGCCGCAGCAAATCTCATTTACGTCTCAGATGCAGACCTCAACATAAGAAGGAAAAAGAAGAACAAAAACTTTCACTATTACTTTAATGATAAGCCTCTTAAAGACAAAAAGGAATTAGAGCGCATCAATAATCTTGTGATACCGCCTAAATGGGAGAAAGTGCGCATTGCGTATCCTCCTAACGGACATTTACAAGTGGTAGGTCGCGATGCAAAAAACAGAAAAGTATACCGATACCACGACCTGTGGTCAAAAATTAGAAACCAAACTAAGTTTTATAAACTAGCCAATTTTGGAAACGCACTGCCTAGCATACGCGAGCGCATAGATGAAGATCTTGATGCTCCAGATATGTCTAAGCGCAAAGTACTTGCACTTGTATTGAGACTTATGGAAGAGACTCACATACGCATAGGTAACGACTACTACGCAAAGCGCAATAAAACCTATGGCCTCTCTACCTTACGTACACGTCACGTGACGACTACCAAAGAAAAAATTCGCTTTGAGTTTGTGGGTAAAAAAGGCAAAAAGCACAACATCACGCTACGCAATAAAAAACTCGCAAAGCTTGTAAACCGTTGTGAGGAAATACCTGGCTGGGAGTTATTTCAATTTTATGATGCAAATGGCAATAAGCACCGCATAGATAGCACGATGGTAAACGATTACATACACGAGATAAGCGGAGACTTATTTTCGGCAAAAGATTTTAGAACTTGGGGAGCTACAAAAACTTTTTTTGAAACCGTGCACGATCTAGGCTACACAGAAGACGAAAAAGAAAACAAAGCAAACATACTCACCGCTTTTGATGCCGCTGCAGAGGCTCTAGGCAACACACGCAATGTATGCCGCAAGTACTATGTGCATCCTCAAATAGTAGATGCCTACGAGTCTGGATCTATCGTCGCTGAGTTTAAAAAGGTAGATGCTCATCAAGGCGCAAGACCATTTTTTACAGAAACTGAAGAGGTATTACTGCAAATGATTTCAAAGTTTGAATTAGATTTTAGTAAATGA
- the tilS gene encoding tRNA lysidine(34) synthetase TilS — protein MLEDFKHHIAQDLPFLLDSKILVTVSGGLDSMLLLLLCRQAGLTIRVAHCNFNLRGVESDGDQAFVESYCKLHNIPIYIKSFDTSAYAKIEKTSTQIAARELRYQWFKELSAAEGLDYILTAHHLNDELETFLINLGRGTGVKGLTGIPEINGPVVRPLLPFSRKRIKEYALQEKLAWREDSSNATDNYVRNHLRHHAIPSMVAAQPATLQGLQTTQQHLRQTDKLLAIYTASLRKAYVTTRDGLQVINVSALKKHEEPQAVLYQLLHSYNFTAWSDVYELLDAQSGKQIFSETHRLVKDRDVLLLTENAVAQPTTYTWESGVSKIVGDFGTLRLDTSEIFDSTSRKEIVVDATKLAFPLTIRKWEEGDFFYPFGMKGKKKLSKYLKDEKVSLIAKEHVWLLCNDKDIVWVIGHRADDRFKVVNDTQKMIKFTTI, from the coding sequence ATGCTTGAGGATTTTAAGCACCATATCGCACAAGATTTACCATTTCTTCTTGATAGTAAGATACTCGTCACAGTAAGTGGTGGGCTTGATAGTATGCTCCTATTATTGCTCTGTCGTCAGGCAGGCCTTACGATACGTGTAGCACACTGCAATTTTAATTTAAGAGGAGTAGAGAGTGATGGTGATCAAGCTTTTGTGGAAAGCTACTGCAAGCTTCATAACATTCCTATTTACATAAAGAGTTTTGATACTTCCGCTTACGCGAAAATTGAAAAAACATCAACCCAGATCGCCGCAAGAGAGCTGCGTTATCAGTGGTTTAAAGAACTTTCGGCTGCCGAAGGTTTGGATTATATCTTAACAGCTCATCATCTCAATGATGAGTTAGAAACGTTTCTCATAAACTTAGGTCGCGGTACGGGTGTTAAAGGTCTTACTGGCATCCCAGAAATAAACGGACCGGTTGTGAGACCACTGTTGCCTTTTTCGCGAAAGCGTATAAAAGAATATGCATTACAAGAAAAACTAGCGTGGCGTGAGGATAGTAGTAATGCAACAGATAACTACGTGCGCAACCACTTGAGGCATCACGCCATACCGAGTATGGTGGCAGCGCAACCAGCTACTTTGCAGGGTTTACAGACCACGCAGCAACATTTACGTCAAACAGATAAGCTACTAGCAATCTACACAGCGTCTTTAAGGAAAGCGTATGTGACAACACGAGATGGGCTACAAGTAATAAATGTATCAGCGCTAAAGAAACACGAGGAGCCACAGGCGGTTTTATACCAGTTATTACACTCTTATAATTTTACAGCGTGGAGTGATGTTTATGAGCTGCTTGATGCACAATCTGGTAAGCAAATATTTTCTGAAACGCATCGTTTAGTAAAAGATAGAGACGTGCTATTACTTACAGAAAATGCCGTTGCACAACCTACAACTTATACCTGGGAATCTGGTGTGAGTAAGATAGTAGGTGACTTTGGTACATTAAGGCTTGACACGAGCGAGATTTTTGACAGCACCTCAAGAAAGGAGATAGTGGTAGATGCGACAAAGTTGGCATTTCCGCTCACGATAAGGAAGTGGGAAGAAGGTGATTTTTTCTATCCTTTTGGGATGAAAGGAAAAAAGAAGTTGAGTAAGTATTTAAAAGATGAAAAGGTATCTTTGATAGCAAAGGAGCACGTGTGGCTGCTTTGTAATGATAAAGATATTGTGTGGGTAATAGGTCACAGAGCAGATGACCGTTTTAAGGTAGTAAACGACACACAAAAAATGATAAAATTTACAACTATATGA